One stretch of bacterium DNA includes these proteins:
- a CDS encoding peroxiredoxin family protein, whose amino-acid sequence MAESQINERSRLFIDELGLANRILFLADPRSELISTLGILKQEPEAIEQGVPHPTTLLLDAGGTIRFVDVREDFHFWLDPEAVREALARSDW is encoded by the coding sequence ATGGCGGAGTCGCAGATCAACGAACGCAGCCGGCTCTTCATCGACGAGCTCGGTCTGGCGAACCGGATCCTCTTCCTCGCCGATCCCAGAAGTGAGTTGATCAGCACACTCGGGATCCTCAAACAGGAGCCGGAGGCCATCGAGCAGGGGGTCCCCCACCCCACCACGCTCCTGCTGGACGCGGGCGGCACGATCCGTTTCGTGGACGTGCGCGAAGATTTCCATTTCTGGCTGGACCCCGAGGCGGTCCGGGAAGCGCTCGCCCGGAGCGATTGGTAG
- the pal gene encoding peptidoglycan-associated lipoprotein Pal codes for MMRISTSTQKRLIPFLCLAMVAFVGACATDDAPVEEEPDTSEFTEAPAPPPPAPVQDTTISAANISISPVYFDLDESTIKPEFADVLEGAADALRESGASVTIEGHCDERGSEEYNVALGERRANAVRSYLYNLGVPNGQMSVVSYGEARPAVNGTGETAWQLNRRAQFVVR; via the coding sequence ATGATGCGAATTTCCACCTCGACCCAGAAGCGGCTGATCCCCTTCCTCTGCCTGGCCATGGTTGCCTTCGTGGGCGCCTGCGCGACCGACGACGCGCCGGTCGAGGAAGAGCCGGACACCAGCGAGTTCACGGAGGCGCCCGCGCCGCCTCCGCCGGCCCCCGTCCAGGACACGACGATCTCCGCGGCGAACATCTCGATCTCGCCGGTCTACTTCGATCTCGACGAATCGACGATCAAGCCCGAGTTCGCGGACGTCCTCGAGGGCGCGGCGGACGCGCTTCGCGAGTCCGGCGCCTCGGTCACGATCGAGGGCCACTGCGACGAGCGTGGATCCGAGGAGTACAACGTCGCCCTCGGCGAGCGCCGCGCGAATGCGGTCCGCTCCTACCTCTACAACCTGGGCGTTCCGAACGGCCAGATGAGCGTCGTGAGCTACGGCGAGGCCCGCCCGGCCGTGAACGGCACCGGCGAGACCGCGTGGCAGCTGAACCGCCGCGCGCAGTTCGTCGTTCGCTAG